The following are encoded in a window of Mycobacterium vicinigordonae genomic DNA:
- a CDS encoding acyl-CoA dehydrogenase family protein — MAATSSADSGDSPIEEAAKALAPTPLVPTVVALGFAVAAGANAIAARIAAGTRAAIVIPLDDAGWVTSGVALPEWDGRSLNGHVPLVPGAPDAELLLVLASTTDGVVLVEVQPGSAGITAEAEQPQDLTAVVGSVAFTCAPGEVVADGEQLRRALTEARCRALLAVAADSVGVSARCLAMAVQWAGEREQFGRPIGSFQAVAHPCADMLVTLEAARSQVLAASEADELREADCMMAAAAALDAAVFAAERSIQIHGGIGFTWEHPAHLLLRRARVNAVMVGRPEALRDQAVLKLMDERSLTHQY; from the coding sequence TTGGCTGCTACCAGTTCCGCTGACAGCGGAGACTCTCCCATCGAGGAGGCAGCGAAGGCACTCGCGCCCACACCGCTGGTGCCGACCGTGGTCGCGCTTGGTTTCGCCGTTGCTGCCGGGGCCAACGCCATCGCCGCGCGCATTGCCGCCGGGACCCGAGCGGCTATAGTCATTCCCCTCGACGATGCGGGCTGGGTCACCTCCGGCGTAGCGCTACCAGAGTGGGATGGCAGGTCTCTCAACGGCCACGTTCCGCTGGTGCCCGGCGCGCCGGACGCCGAGCTGCTACTGGTATTGGCCAGCACAACCGATGGCGTTGTGCTGGTTGAGGTGCAGCCCGGTAGTGCGGGGATCACCGCGGAGGCCGAACAGCCACAAGACCTCACCGCGGTCGTGGGATCGGTGGCATTCACCTGCGCGCCAGGGGAAGTAGTTGCCGACGGTGAGCAGCTGCGCCGCGCATTGACCGAGGCCCGGTGCCGGGCACTGCTGGCGGTGGCGGCCGATTCGGTCGGCGTGAGTGCCCGGTGTCTGGCCATGGCGGTGCAGTGGGCCGGCGAACGTGAGCAGTTCGGGCGGCCGATCGGCAGTTTCCAGGCCGTCGCTCATCCTTGCGCCGACATGCTTGTCACGCTGGAGGCGGCGCGCAGTCAGGTGCTCGCCGCGTCCGAAGCCGACGAACTTCGCGAGGCCGACTGCATGATGGCGGCGGCCGCTGCGCTGGACGCGGCGGTGTTCGCCGCCGAGCGATCGATCCAGATTCATGGTGGAATCGGCTTTACTTGGGAGCATCCGGCACATTTGCTACTGCGCAGGGCACGGGTCAACGCGGTGATGGTCGGCCGGCCCGAGGCGCTGCGGGACCAGGCGGTCCTTAAACTGATGGACGAGCGGTCCCTCACCCACCAATACTAA